From Melitaea cinxia chromosome 30, ilMelCinx1.1, whole genome shotgun sequence, one genomic window encodes:
- the LOC123668108 gene encoding uncharacterized protein LOC123668108, with translation MDDLLFGSDDINSAFKLKTELIALLSSGGFNLRKWSSNTKLLTDPVSNQTSFDFKHHESTKALGLKWIPQEDVLSFQLNLSTPSKSLTKRVLLSEISKIFDPVATTHDIQWNNELPEELKREWNIIREDLESINEIKVQRWLKSHEYDKIELHGFCDASTKAYACVVYYKIYNLQDQKSTNHSFVVIGAAKARLVPVKKKITLPRLELMACLLLSKLMDVVSRTLTNYNIKVFGWTDSTAALGWIQGDSNRWKAFVTNRVEQIKTIMPSECWRYIKSQDNPADCASRGITVKQLQQHPLWWTGPSWLTSFNSNYQEECPIYYTDQETKQLTKHQTAVAITNQHCIINDIISRYSNFIHATRVLAWILRVVSRNRDLSNKQFYLSINELLRANHMIIKFYQNIEFTEEINCIFNQEKISSKSKILNLNPFLDKEGLLRVGSRIKHAQIEDDMKTPLIIPHESHLTNLLIDQAHRNTFHGGARLTLSRLRQHYWVIGGNRAVKKYICKCVICRKHNPDKQNQLMGDLPAARCNPTRPFYNCGVDFTGYVDVKYNKGRGAKITKGYIAVFVCMVTKAVHLELVSDLSSSAFISALRRMAARRGAPRHIYCDNGTNFVGAGRVLQKEYLNLQQLLNEQFYREITDMNIEFHFNAPSWPSAGGLWEAAVKSLKHHLRRVLGEQKLTYEEYATLLAQIEACLNTRPLCAITEDPDDINFLTPSHFLASGPTLSILETERDERTRWQLTQKIFNDLWKRWQNEYLCQLSARSKWQQPQQNQKIGDVVIIHDTNLPPGKWPLGRVVDLHPGKDGHVRVVTIKTKNGTIQRPVVKLSTLPISN, from the exons ATGGATGACCTGTTGTTTGGGAGTGATGACATCAACTCTGCTTTCAAACTGAAAACTGAACTGATAGCACTTCTCAGTTCAGGTGGATTTAACCTCCGCAAGTGGTCGTCCAACACCAAATTATTGACGGACCCTGTCTCAAATCAAACATCATTCGACTTCAAGCATCATGAATCAACTAAGGCTCTGGGATTAAAATGGATCCCTCAGGAAGACGTTTTATCGTTTCAACTCAATTTAAGCACTCCATCTAAATCGCTAACTAAGCGGGTACTTTTGTCGGAAATATCCAAAATATTCGACCC TGTGGCTACGACACACGACATCCAATGGAATAACGAACTACCAGAAGAATTGAAAAGGGAGTGGAATATAATCCGGGAAGATTTGGAATCTATCAACGAGATAAAAGTACAGAGGTGGTTAAAAAGTCACGAATACGACAAGATCGAGCTACATGGGTTTTGTGACGCATCAACTAAAGCGTACGCCTGTGTTGTttactacaaaatatataatcttcAAGATCAAAAGAGTACCAATCATTCATTTGTTGTCATCGGAGCGGCGAAAGCAAGACTAGTAcctgtaaagaaaaaaatcacattgCCACGACTCGAATTAATGGCATGCCTTTTACTATCAAAGTTAATGGATGTTGTTTCACGCACATTAACTAACTATAACATCAAAGTGTTTGGATGGACGGACTCCACCGCAGCATTAGGATGGATCCAAGGTGACTCTAATCGATGGAAGGCATTTGTAACAAACAGGGTTGAACAGATCAAAACAATTATGCCTTCAGAATGCTGGCGCTATATAAAATCACAAGATAACCCAGCGGACTGTGCTAGTAGAGGAATCACTGTAAAACAACTACAGCAGCATCCCTTATGGTGGACTGGACCATCATGGTTAACCTCGTTCAATTCAAATTATCAAGAAGAATGCCCGATTTACTACACAGATCaagaaacaaaacaattaacTAAACATCAAACAGCTGTTGCTATTACAAACCAACATTGTATAATTAACGATATAATAAGCAGATACAGCAATTTCATTCATGCAACCAGAGTACTCGCTTGGATACTACGTGTGGTGTCACGTAACCGAGACTTATCaaataaacagttttatttatcaattaatgaattattacgAGCAAACCATatgatcataaaattttatcaaaacatcGAGTTTACGGAGGAaattaactgtatttttaatcAAGAAAAAATCAGTTCGAAAAGTAAAATTCTTAACTTAAATCCTTTCTTAGATAAAGAAGGATTATTACGAGTAGGAAGCAGAATCAAGCATGCACAGATTGAAGATGATATGAAGACTCCTTTAATCATACCTCATGAAAGTCATTTAACAAACTTGCTTATAGACCAAGCGCATAGAAACACATTTCATGGTGGCGCGAGGTTAACGCTATCACGCCTTAGACAGCACTACTGGGTGATAGGAGGGAACAGAGCAGTTAAGAAGTACATCTGCAAGTGCGTTATCTGCAGAAAGCATAACCCTGATAAGCAAAACCAACTCATGGGTGATTTACCAGCTGCCCGCTGCAATCCAACTCGGCCGTTTTACAACTGCGGCGTCGACTTCACTGGCTACGTTGACGTCAAGTACAACAAAGGTAGAGGAGCCAAGATTACCAAAGGGTACATCGCCGTATTCGTTTGTATGGTCACTAAAGCAGTGCATCTCGAGCTTGTCTCCGATTTATCATCGTCAGCATTTATATCAGCACTTCGGCGGATGGCAGCTAGACGTGGAGCACCGCGCCATATATACTGCGATAATGGGACCAACTTTGTAGGCGCCGGTCGCGTCTTACAAAAAGAATACCTCAACTTGcaacaattattaaatgaacAATTTTATCGCGAAATCACTGACATGAACATAGAATTTCATTTTAACGCACCATCTTGGCCCAGTGCCGGTGGGCTCTGGGAAGCAGCTGTCAAGAGCCTAAAGCATCACCTTCGGAGAGTTCTTGGAGAGCAAAAACTGACCTACGAGGAATATGCTACATTATTAGCACAAATAGAAGCGTGTTTAAACACCAGACCGCTGTGCGCTATCACGGAAGATCCCGATGACATAAATTTCCTCACACCGTCTCATTTCTTGGCAAGTGGCCCGACACTCAGCATCCTAGAAACCGAACGAGATGAAAGAACAAGATGGCAGCTAACTCAAAAAATCTTCAATGATTTATGGAAGCGTTGGCAAAACGAATATCTGTGCCAATTATCAGCTCGCAGCAAGTGGCAACAGCCCCAGCAAAATCAGAAAATAGGCGATGTAGTCATCATTCATGACACAAACTTACCGCCCGGCAAATGGCCCCTTGGCAGAGTCGTTGATCTACACCCTGGAAAGGATGGACACGTACGGGTCGTAACTATCAAGACGAAGAATGGCACCATCCAGAGGCCAGTCGTAAAATTATCAACGTTACCTATTAGTAATTAA
- the LOC123668109 gene encoding uncharacterized protein LOC123668109 translates to MEDIITTQYQLMQSIENIYTNFKKDGAERKTYSNIQRRISTLEAYWNEFNGNHMQLIDYQNVDHEYFKHNCYQKTNDYYQELVQYLHLYSLFTENPSVHQMPEKPQLGKLQIFETLMLRPSASPARRGGIKASPTPATASSDNDAHVDAPAIPVPQARPHQSSHSKEMKNSSTCSKLNEMLRKQKSNFKAFSRTITNIDFNNISEKWEFEDILKHIESRWSNIDNLHWEIDSELYEEDKEYERSFNIYEREYIEIKKVLNQKMWSASFRTQSTPTMDIPFFHGDYHKWNSFKDLFLETIHKNRSMSNAQKMQFLKSKVKGEAEKLIQHLNVSTENYQICWDILNHRYNNKKLIFSSHINMLLNLPTMSLQTAAIIKKIHDTANECLNAIKSLGVDITTWDPLVVHILSQKLDQETHKDYIESLKNPRELPTLAEFFEFLEMKFTSLEASKRKQDSIAQKSTSQYSSFNTKKPNQQNNYNYNKYSTNNAYQPNKHISKSLLVSSALQCPQCKGKHGIFNCKEFLEMSNDMKLKTVYGLRLCTNCLYDHKGNKCISTKTCNKCTEMHNTLLHDAFSYSSHTEASHSDRVNVSQQKAAEILLATALIKVTAADGTQHTMRALIDQGSQISLITENAAQRLRLPRRRCKGVVFGLGSQGNNSKGSIQITASAINSEFTFNMKVIIMNSLISNLPNQSFPKPTWPHIEHIQLSDPEFYISKPVDLLLGADIYSLIMMGGIIKGDNESQPIAQQTQLGWLLCGNVKTYQCNVISTNTEDIQRFWSIEDIADTSENTSLEAHHCVKQYNEQTTRQSDGRYIVRLPMKPDAMEKLGESKQRATAQFLRLEKKLTRNEKLSHDYSAFIDEYITLGHMQKVNKIDGNPKPSYYLPHHCVIRPDSATTTLRVVFNASSPTSSGLSLNDLMYSGPNLQKDLLSLILKWRLYEIAFTADIEKMFRQIKLHPEDQNLHKIIWREPTKQQTRYYSDNSPLLEYKLSTVTYGTKAAPFLAMMTLKQLAKDEGHKY, encoded by the coding sequence ATGGAAGATATCATTACCACGCAGTACCAGCTTATGcaaagtattgaaaatatttacaccAACTTTAAGAAAGATGGTGCTGAAAGGAAGACATACTCTAACATCCAGAGGCGTATATCAACTCTAGAAGCCTACTGGAACGAGTTTAATGGCAATCATATGCAGCTTATTGACTATCAAAACGTTGATCATGAATACTTCAAGCATAACTGCTATCAGAAAACTAATGATTATTATCAAGAACTGGTACAGTACCTGCATCTGTATTCTTTATTTACTGAAAATCCTTCTGTTCACCAAATGCCTGAGAAACCGCAGCTTGGcaagttacaaatatttgaaactcTTATGTTAAGGCCATCAGCGTCACCTGCTAGGAGAGGTGGTATCAAAGCGTCGCCAACACCAGCTACCGCCTCATCGGACAACGACGCCCATGTAGATGCTCCTGCGATACCAGTACCGCAAGCTAGACCACATCAGAGCTCTCATTCAAAAGAAATGAAGAACAGCAGCACCTGTagcaaattaaatgaaatgctTCGCAAACAAAAAAGCAATTTTAAGGCGTTTTCACGAACGATCACTAACATCGACTTCAACAACATCTCTGAAAAATGGGAATTCGAAGACATTTTAAAGCACATAGAGTCACGCTGGTCAAATATTGACAATTTGCACTGGGAGATCGACAGTGAACTGTACGAAGAAGATAAAGAATACGAGCGTTCCTTTAACATTTACGAGCGGGAATATATCGAAATCAAGaaagttttaaatcaaaaaatgtGGTCAGCATCTTTTAGAACACAATCAACACCAACTATGGACATACCATTCTTCCACGGGGATTATCATAAATGGAATTCGTTTAAAGATCTATTTTTAGAAAcgattcataaaaatcgttccaTGTCCAATGCGCAGAAAATGCAGTTCTTAAAGAGCAAGGTCAAAGGGGAAGCTGAAAAACTCATACAGCATTTAAACGTCAGTACAGAGAACTATCAAATTTGTTGGGATATTCTGAATCACAGATATAACAACAAAAAGTTAATATTCAGCTCTCATATCAACATGTTATTGAATTTACCAACAATGTCACTTCAAACTGCAgcaattataaagaaaattcacGATACTGCAAATGAATGCTTGAATGCCATAAAGTCGCTTGGAGTCGACATCACTACGTGGGACCCGCTAGTGGTTCATATACTCTCTCAAAAACTTGACCAAGAGACACATAAGGATTACATAGAGTCTTTAAAAAACCCGAGAGAATTACCTACATTGGCCGAATTTTTCGAGTTCTTAGAAATGAAATTTACCTCACTAGAAGCTTCGAAACGAAAACAAGATAGTATTGCGCAAAAATCAACCTCGCAGTATTCTTCATTTAATACAAAGAAACCGAATcagcaaaataattataattacaataaatattcaacTAACAACGCATATCAACCGAACAAACATATTTCTAAATCGTTACTTGTTTCGTCAGCATTACAATGCCCCCAATGCAAAGGGAAACACGGCATTTTCAACTGTAAAGAATTTTTAGAAATGTCAAATGACATGAAGTTAAAGACTGTCTATGGCCTACGACTATGCACTAACTGTTTATATGATCACAAGGGAAACAAATGCATCTCAACAAAGACATGTAATAAATGTACAGAAATGCATAACACCTTACTGCATGACGCATTCAGTTATTCTTCACACACAGAAGCCAGCCACTCGGACAGAGTTAACGTATCACAGCAGAAAGCAGCGGAAATCCTTCTTGCAACAGCACTAATAAAAGTAACAGCTGCAGATGGTACGCAGCACACCATGCGAGCGCTTATTGATCAAGGATCGCAGATATCTCTCATCACTGAGAATGCAGCGCAGCGACTGCGATTGCCCCGTCGTCGTTGCAAAGGCGTAGTATTTGGACTAGGTTCTCAAGGTAATAATAGCAAGGGTTCTATACAAATAACAGCATCAGCAATAAACAGCGAATTCACGTTCAAtatgaaagtaataataatgaatagtcTTATCAGTAATCTTCCGAATCAATCATTCCCTAAACCAACGTGGCCGCATATAGAGCACATTCAATTATCGGACCCCGAGTTTTATATCAGTAAACCGGTAGATCTGTTACTAGGTGCTGACATTTATTCCCTTATCATGATGGGAGGAATTATTAAGGGAGATAACGAATCCCAGCCCATTGCGCAACAAACGCAACTTGGTTGGTTATTATGTGGTAACGTTAAAACCTATCAATGTAACGTGATATCAACTAACACAGAAGATATACAAAGATTCTGGTCAATCGAAGACATCGCGGATACTTCTGAAAACACTTCATTAGAAGCCCATCATTGTGTTAAGCAGTATAATGAACAAACGACACGTCAATCAGACGGTCGATACATCGTAAGACTCCCTATGAAACCAGACGCCATGGAGAAATTAGGAGAGTCTAAGCAGAGAGCAACAGCACAGTTTCTTCGGTTAGAAAAAAAGCTCACAAGAAACGAAAAATTATCACACGATTACTCAGCCTTCATTGACGAGTATATTACATTGGGTCATATGCAAAAGGTAAACAAAATTGACGGTAATCCGAAACCGTCGTATTATTTACCGCACCATTGTGTCATTCGCCCCGACTCCGCTACTACAACGTTGCGAGTCGTTTTCAATGCGTCATCACCCACGTCATCAGGACTTAGTCTTAACGACTTAATGTATAGCGGCCCCAACTTGCAGAAAGATTTATTATCTTTGATTTTAAAATGGAGATTGTACGAGATCGCATTTACGGcagatattgaaaaaatgttcAGACAGATCAAATTACATCCTGAAGATcaaaatttacacaaaattatCTGGAGAGAACCGACCAAACAACAAACTCGATACTACAGCGATAATAGCCCTCTACttgaatataaattatcaaCCGTTACTTACGGTACTAAGGCTGCTCCTTTTCTTGCTATGATGACGCTGAAACAACTAGCGAAAGATGAAGGTCATAAATACTAG
- the LOC123668278 gene encoding synaptotagmin-7: MAFLQNRSISLVDMYIDNSEPSENVGQIHFSLEYDFQNTTLILRIIQGKELPAKDLSGTSDPYVRVTLLPDKKHRLETKIKRRTLNPRWNETFYFEGFPIQKLQSRVLHLHVFDYDRFSRDDSIGEVFLPLCQVDLSEKPSFWKALKPPAKDKCGELLTSLCYHPSNSVLTLTLLKARNLKAKDINGKSDPYVKVWLQFGDKRIEKRKTAVFKCTLNPVFNDSFSFNVPWEKIRECSLDVQVMDFDNIGRNELIGRILLAGKNGSGATETKHWQDMITKPRQTIVQWHRLKPE; the protein is encoded by the exons ATGGCGTTTCTTCAGAACCGGTCCATCTCATTGGTGGACATGTACATCGACAATTCGGAGCCTTCAGAGAACGTTGGCCAAATACATTTCTCCCTGGAATATGACTTCCAAAACACTACATTAATCCTTAGGATCATACAA GGCAAGGAACTCCCAGCAAAGGATTTAAGCGGGACCTCTGACCCTTACGTCAGGGTAACCTTACTGCCAGACAAGAAGCACCGTCTGGAAACGAAAATTAAACGTCGAACCTTGAACCCGAGGTGGAACGAGACCTTCTACTTCGAAGGTTTCCCCATACAGAAACTGCAAAGCCGG GTATTACATCTCCACGTTTTCGACTACGATCGTTTCTCGCGAGATGACTCCATCGGCGAAGTGTTTTTACCTTTATGTCaa GTTGACTTAAGCGAGAAGCCTTCGTTCTGGAAGGCTCTCAAGCCGCCAGCCAAGGACAAGTGTGGTGAGCTTCTGACATCATTATGCTACCATCCCAGCAACAGCGTGCTTACACTGACACTGCTCAAGGCTAGAAACTTAAAGGCGAAGGACATCAACGGGAAATCAG ATCCCTACGTAAAGGTCTGGCTCCAATTCGGCGACAAACGCATTGAAAAACGCAAGACAGCCGTCTTCAAATGCACGCTGAACCCCGTCTTCAACGATTCTTTCTCCTTCAACGTTCCGTGGGAGAAGATCAGAGAATGTTCTCTCGATGTACAGGTTATGGACTTCGACAACATTGGCCGCAACGAGCTCATTGGCAGAATACTTCTAGCTG GTAAAAATGGCTCCGGAGCCACAGAAACGAAACACTGGCAGGACATGATCACAAAACCTCGACAGACCATCGTTCAATGGCACCGCTTGAAACCCGAGTAA